The following are encoded in a window of Ricinus communis isolate WT05 ecotype wild-type chromosome 4, ASM1957865v1, whole genome shotgun sequence genomic DNA:
- the LOC8266034 gene encoding uncharacterized protein LOC8266034, with the protein MASTSSTPTDPSSSILEDTAAKAVNKRYEGLITIRTKAVKGKGAWYWAHLEPILIRNTDTNIPKAVKLRCSLCDAVFSASNPSRTASEHLKRGTCPNFNSVLRPNSIVSSPLPISSLPSPTSHHNHLRKRSSHMATSTATPLNSLAIVESTRFCNELGYSNSGLLSQQQQHHQHLMLSGGKDDLDALAMLENSIKKLKSPKASPGPSLNKDQIDSALELLADWFYETCGSVSFSSLEHPKFRSFLHQVGLPPLSRKDLSGSRLENRFLEAKTEVETRTRDAMFFQVACNGWKTKNCCNGEENLVKFSINLPNRTSLYQKAVLTGGSVSSKYAEEIMWEAVMSLCGSSALQRCVGIIADKYKAKALRNLEIQYQWMVNLSCQVQGLLSLINDFCKELSIFKTATENCLKLANFVNNKSQVRSSFQKYRLQELEYNRLLRAPSSKCECRKDFLPVYLMLEDILSCARVLHMVVCDESYKAMSMEDSLAKEVSGMIQGEGFWNQLEAVYSLMKLIRGIAHEIEVERPLIGQCLPLWEDLKAKVKDWSARFNIVDGHVEKIVEKRFKKNYHPAWSAAFILDPLYLMRDTSGKYLPPFKCLTHEQEKDVDKLITRLVSREEAHVALMELMKWRTEGLDPLYAQAVQVKQRDPLTGKMKIANPQGSRLVWETCLSEYKTLGKVAVRLIFLQATSCGFKCNWSSMEWMCMHRHSRIGLERAQKMIFVAAHSKLERRDFLNEEEKDGELFRMAGCEDDMLNELKNVRGLVSAKYIGRKSDNVSLHCIAVC; encoded by the exons ATGGCTTCCACAAGTTCAACTCCTACCgacccttcttcttctataCTTGAAGATACAGCAGCTAAAGCCGTTAACAAGCGATATGAAGGATTGATCACGATTCGGACCAAGGCTGTAAAGGGCAAAGGAGCATGGTACTGGGCTCATTTAGAGCCAATTCTTATAAGAAACACAGACACAAATATTCCCAAAGCAGTTAAACTTAGATGTTCTTTGTGCGATGCCGTTTTTTCAGCTTCAAATCCATCAAGAACTGCCTCAGAGCATCTTAAAAGAGGCACATGTCCAAATTTTAACTCTGTTTTAAGACCCAACTCTATAGTTTCATCTCCTTTGCCTATATCATCTTTGCCTTCTCCAACTTCACACCATAATCATCTTCGAAAACGGAGCTCTCACATGGCTACTAGTACCGCTACTCCTCTAAATTCATTAGCTATAGTTGAGTCAACTCGTTTTTGTAATGAACTGGGTTACTCTAATTCTGGGTTGCTAAGTCAACAGCAACAGCATCATCAGCATTTGATGTTGTCTGGTGGAAAAGATGATTTGGACGCATTAGCAATGTTGGAAAATAGCATCAAGAAGCTTAAGAGTCCAAAAGCTTCACCTGGTCCTTCATTAAATAAGGACCAGATTGATTCTGCTCTGGAATTATTGGCTGACTGGTTCTATGAAACTTGTGGATCTGTCTCATTTTCAAGTCTTGAACACCCAAAGTTTCGATCTTTCCTTCATCAAGTAGGGTTGCCTCCTTTGTCCAGGAAGGACTTGTCTGGTTCTAGACTGGAAAATAGATTTCTTGAGGCAAAAACCGAGGTCGAAACTAGAACTAGAGATGCGATGTTCTTTCAAGTTGCTTGTAATGGATGGAAGACCAAGAATTGTTGTAATGGAGAAGAGAACTTGGTTAAGTTTAGCATTAATCTCCCTAATAGGACTAGTTTGTATCAAAAAGCAGTTTTAACCGGAGGATCAGTGTCGTCAAAGTATGCAGAGGAGATTATGTGGGAGGCAGTAATGAGCTTATGTGGGAGTAGTGCTTTGCAGAGATGTGTAGGAATTATTGCAGATAAGTATAAGGCTAAAGCATTGAGAAATTTGGAGATTCAATATCAATGGATGGTGAACCTTTCATGTCAGGTTCAGGGGTTACTTAGTTTGATCAATGATTTCTGCAAGGAGCTTTCAATTTTCAAGACTGCTACTGAGAATTGCTTGAAACTTGCcaattttgtaaataataaatctcaAGTTAGGAGTAGCTTCCAAAAGTATAGACTGCAGGAGCTTGAGTATAATAGGTTGCTTCGAGCACCTTCAAGTAAATGTGAGTGCAGAAAGGACTTTTTGCCTGTTTATTTGATGTTGGAGGATATATTGAGCTGTGCCCGTGTGCTGCATATGGTTGTTTGTGATGAGTCCTATAAGGCGATGAGCATGGAGGATTCTCTTGCAAAGGAAGTCTCTGGGATGATACAAGGTGAGGGGTTTTGGAATCAGTTGGAGGCAGTTTATTCACTAATGAAGCTTATCAGAGGGATTGCTCATGAAATTGAGGTGGAGCGGCCATTGATCGGACAGTGCCTCCCTCTTTGGGAGGACTTGAAAGCAAAAGTGAAAGATTGGTCTGCTAGATTCAACATTGTTGATGGACACGTTGAGAAAATTGTAGAAAAGAGATTCAAAAAGAACTACCACCCAGCATGGTCCGCTGCATTTATACTTGATCCTCTTTACTTGATGAGGGACACTAGTGGAAAGTACCTTCCTCCATTCAAGTGCTTGACACATGAGCAGGAGAAGGATGTGGACAAGCTTATAACCCGTCTGGTTTCCAGAGAAGAAGCTCACGTTGCCTTAATGGAGCTTATGAAATGGAGAACAGAAGGACTAGATCCTCTGTATGCTCAGGCTGTTCAGGTTAAACAGAGGGACCCCTTGACTGGAAAGATGAAAATAGCAAATCCTCAGGGCAGCAGATTAGTGTGGGAAACTTGCCTTAGTGAGTATAAAACATTAGGCAAGGTTGCAGTCAGGCTTATCTTTCTTCAAGCGACCTCTTGCGGGTTCAAGTGCAATTGGTCTTCCATGGAATGGATGTGTATGCATAGACACTCAAGGATAGGCCTTGAAAGAGCTCAAAAGATGATATTCGTTGCAGCTCACTCCAAGCTTGAAAGACGAGATTTCTTGaatgaagaagagaaagatggAGAGCTGTTCCGAATGGCAGGCTGTGAGGATGACATGCTCAACGAG TTGAAGAATGTGAGAGGTCTGGTCAGCGCAAAATATATTGGGAGGAAATCAGACAATGTATCACTACACTGCATAGCTGTATGCTAA